CACCTCATCGGCCACCCGCACGACATCACCGGCGCCTGGCCGGACACCCCCCACACCCAGCTCTCCGGGTACGGGCTGTTCTGGGGCCTGTTCATCGGTCAGCTGATGGTGCTGTTCGTACTGACCGTGTTCCTCATGGGCACGGTGGCCAGATGGCGGGCCGGGCGTACGAGGCGACGCCTCGAGCGGTTGGCGGCACTCGAGAGGCCCACGACGGCGGTCACCGTACCGGAGCCCGAGCCGGAGGCCCGGCCACTGCCCCGGCCGGCGGAGATCCACGAGGTGCCGGTCCCCCGGGCCGAGCCCCTCCTGCCCCAGCCGACAGAAGTGCTGCAGCACCCCACCGTCCCCCTGGTCCACTACGGCCCGCCCGCGAGCCGCCAGGCGGCGGCCACGCAGGCCGTACGGGACGCCGAGGGCCCCGCCGTGGTCGTCACGTCCAACCCCACCGTGTGGCAGGACACCAAGGACGCCCGGGCCAAGCTGGGCCCCGTCCACCTCTACGACCCCACCCACCTGTGCGACACCCCGGCCCGCCTCCACTGGTCCCCCACGGCGGGCTGCGAGGAGAAGCAGACGGCGACGGAGAGGGCGGCCGCGATATTGGCCCCCATCCGCCCCACGGCCAAGCTGGACGAGGCCCTGTCGGCCACCGCGGAAACGCTCCTGCGGACCTACCTGCACGCCGCCGCGGTGGACGGCCGCACCATCCGCCACGTCCACCGCTGGTCCCAGGGCACCCAGGTCCAGGACGCGGTCCGCATCCTCCGTACCAACCCCAAGGCGTCCCCCGGCTCCGCGGGCGAACTCGAGGCCGCGCTCACCGCCCACCCCGAACGCCGGGACATGGCCCAGG
The sequence above is drawn from the Streptomyces sp. SLBN-31 genome and encodes:
- a CDS encoding type VI secretion protein → MVRPDDRRRRDDRESQGGIPDGLLVGLLAFLLGMTLLVWSATGLAGLFARGSWPHGVTFTRTPLAMRHLIGHPHDITGAWPDTPHTQLSGYGLFWGLFIGQLMVLFVLTVFLMGTVARWRAGRTRRRLERLAALERPTTAVTVPEPEPEARPLPRPAEIHEVPVPRAEPLLPQPTEVLQHPTVPLVHYGPPASRQAAATQAVRDAEGPAVVVTSNPTVWQDTKDARAKLGPVHLYDPTHLCDTPARLHWSPTAGCEEKQTATERAAAILAPIRPTAKLDEALSATAETLLRTYLHAAAVDGRTIRHVHRWSQGTQVQDAVRILRTNPKASPGSAGELEAALTAHPERRDMAQELTSRALSALFTVNIREACTPNRTDALALDSFVHEGGTLYVVGESIEDPRTNPGAMPLLTALVSSVVERGRRMAERSSSGRLDPPLTLVLDDVAAVAPLPQLPELLAAGADRGLPTLALLRSREQGRARWPHDELPV